The sequence below is a genomic window from Brachyhypopomus gauderio isolate BG-103 chromosome 20, BGAUD_0.2, whole genome shotgun sequence.
ACCAAGTGAAATGATTTCACTTACAGTGGCAAATTATTTTACTTCTTTCATGCATTCTTAATCCGTCAGTACAGTTGCACTTGACAAGATTACttaaaaacatttaatgttTAGAGGGTATTTACACACTCGTATCGCCTACATTCAAGATGCGTTTTCTTTCTAGGATCTAACTTTTAGTCAGTTCTTAAACTCTGTGTTTAATTCTTCATGAGTCTCTCTGCGTCTCTTCGTCCCCAGCCAGTCGAGACGGGCGTAGCTGCGAGTACAGTGGAAGGATGTACCAGCACGGCGAGGGCTTCCGTGTGGGCTGCAAGCACCACTGCACGTGCGTCGATGGTGCCGTGGGCTGCACACCCCTCTGCCCCCTCGGTCTGCCCCTGGCCTCGGCTGACTGCCCCTACCCTCGACTGGTGCGGGAACCCGACCAGTGCTGCTTCGGCGTACGCTGCCACGCTGGGGCCGTCGGGCCTCCggagagcaggtggaggaggaagaagaagaagcagcGAGCCAAGGGCCGGGTGGAGAAGGGCGAAACCCCACAGGGCAATGGGCTGTGGGACCTGACCCAAGGCTGGAGGGTTGCACAGAAACAGCCGTTGGGTAAGAGGTTGGGTCGGAACCTTCAGTGGCTCCCTGGGAAAAGAGCACAAGAGCCTGTTTGGGGATTTTGTAATTGTATTAGTACATGAAATGATGTGGGCACGCAGGAGCCCGTCCAAGCCCAGCTGTCTTACAAGGGAAATGATTAAACATGACCCCAGGTGTTCTCGCTTGGCAAAGCTCAGGtttctcttttcattctttAAGCTCTTATTCACCAAACACTTTGTTCTGACATGAGATCGTGGTTTGTACAACAAGCGAACTATGGTTAGAAAGCTTTCGTTAAGATTTTCCGCAGACTCTGTCTTGCATAAAATATATTGTTTTTGTCAAGCACCCAATATTGAGATATGCAAAAGGATCCTTCAGGATTAATCAAAGCTTGTTCTCGgtttttaaatcaaatcaatgCCAAAAACATCATTGCATGTTGTGCGTCATTTTTAGCGTTTCCCCTTTACTCTGTCTCAGATTGGAGCCATGTTCAAAAGCAGTGTGTGGTCCAAACCACTGATTGGTCACCATGCTCAAGCACCTGTGGAATGGGCTTATCGTCCAGAATAACCAATCACAACGCTCAATGCAAGCTGGAAAGTGAGACACGCCTCTGCAACATTCGACCCTGCACAACTCCTCTGTCTCTACCTCCCAAGGTACCTAACATCATAACGGCCagtgattaataataataataataataataataatactttattgTTATGTAGCGCTGTTTTTAAAACCCAAAGACACTTACAATCATTAGTACATAGAACAATTGAACACAAAGAGTAAATGTTCAACAGTTGGTCGAAAGAGCAGCCTGACAATAATTTGGCAACTAGACATCAGCAATGAGTGGTAGAGTAAATTAAACAGAAGGAAGGCCATAGGCgtgagagagaagaggtgaGTCTTAAGATTAGATTTCAATATGGAAAGAGAGGAAGATTGTTTGACTACAGTTGGGAGGGACTTCCACAGACGAGGAGCGAGGCTGGAAAAAGCCCACTCAACAAAACCAGAGTTTAGATGACGGGACATTTAGAACCTCGGCAGTAGAAGACCTGAGAGATCTAGATGGTTTATAGGGCAGAAGGAGTTTGAACAGATAAGGAGTTGGACGATTGTTTAGAGCTTTATAAGTGAATAGGAGAATCCTCAATTGGATCCAGTATTTAACGGGGAGCCAGTGGAGATGtttgagaacaggtgtgatgtgtttatGAGTGGAGATGTTTGataacaggtgtgatgtggtcatgAGTGGAGATGCTGgaaaacaggtgtgatgtggtcatgAGTGGAGATGCTGGAAAACAGGTTTGATGTGGTCATGAGTGGAGGGAGATGCTGGAGAACAGGTTTGATGTGGTCATGAGTGGAGGGAGATgctggagaacaggtgtgatgtgttcatGAGTGGAGATAttggagaacaggtgtgagtAACTGAGCAGCAGAGCTGAGAGCTTACGGCTTTTCATTTTGCTCCAGAGACCCCCTGCTTCTCAAAGTTCTTCATGCACAAGTTTTGATTAAGTCAATCGAATGAAATGTAACTAAACTTAATTCTAGTCATTCTTCCATGATAGTTCACTGGCACCTTTAGCCACTATATATTTCTCATTTAATCAGTTTAATTTAATCTTGATCTAACACCATTCTGGCTCTGTTCTGCCATTTTCCGTCCTGCTGCAGAAAGGGATGTGTTCCCAGACCCAGAAGTCTTTGGTACCCGTCCACTTCTCCTACGCGGGCTGCCGCAGTGTCCGTGCTTACCAGCCCAACTACTGTGGCGTGTGCGTCGACGGGCGATGCTGCGTACCACGGCACACGCGCACCATCTCTGTACCCTTCCAGTGCCCCGGAGCAGGGCGAACACACAAAGACGTCATGCTCATCCAGTCTTGCAAGTGCGGACACGACTGCGGACACCCGAACGAGGCAGCCATGCTGCCGCAGAAGTGGCTCCACAGGGACACGCACAAGTTTATCGACTAGTTTGGTCTGCTTGACTAGTGTTGCCTTGTTCTTCAGTAAGGGCTGCAAAAACGTGCCATGTTGGTTGGCAGCTTTTGACTCTTTTGTGACGAGAGTGCACATCACGGCTGCACTGAGAATGCAGATGTAGGTTAAGAATGCTGATTACAAGGTGTGTGGATGTACTTAAAATACAGCCTGCTGGACATCTTTGGGCACACAAGGAAAATCCCCATTGTCCGCCTTACTGGTTTTTGTGATATGTCTGCCTGCCAAAGTCAGCAGATATGAATGAACCTTGATTTGTTGCACATATAAAATCCTGTGACTGACTTATTATTAGTCAGTTATTAATAGCAAACTTTGTAAAGAAATTTTTTCTAATATTGCTTAGATGCATTTCCAGAAATCCTAATTTGTCGAGACTCTTAAGTGCAATTCTAAATTTCTTGTGCCACCAATGCAGTGATCCTAAAACATACAAAATATTATGCACTGAAGTCAATACACAAACCAACTTTCACTACATCACCAAAGGTAAAGAACCTTTTAAGACTTTTATAAGTACTGCCACAATAAATACTGAGTATTTGcatcagaaatgtgtatgtagaCAAGACCAAATACTGTAATGTTTATTTCAGCATTCAGGTACTAAGTATTTTAATAGATGTATATATGCAGCATTAGTGTCGAGAGGTGCCATTACTACAAAATTAGTTTTGAGAGCCCCACCTAGAGGTGCACCTCCACCAAAGAACGTACTGTTCAAATCACTTGGGAGAGGGAAGTTGAAGAGCAAAACTGGGGGTTTTCCTGGTTGGCCCGAGGGATGTGGCTGAAAAATCCAATCCAGTTCCACTGTTCCATTGTTAGATGTtctcaccatgtgtgtgtgtgtaaatgcaggCGAGCTCTCTTAACTCTGATTTATGTTTGTTTCTAAAAGAAGAGGCAGCTTCTTAAAGCTCCGATACCAAATTAGTAAAATGAGGTAGAGGGTTGGAGGGAAGAGAACTGCCTCTCGAAGCCGTTCCGAGTTTCATTTAATACAAGATGGACAATGCAAAGGAAACAGGAGTGGAACAACTTATTGACAAAATGCATTACACTCAagagtacatgttttaaacTGGAGACTACAGTCATCAAACTGGTAATTAAAAATAGAGCATGTCAGATTTCTTCTGTCACATTAATACAATCACCTATTCATACACAAACATTTAAAACCAATTACCCATTAGATATTTATTGCTCGTGTCTTTGAGGGCAGCCATTTTTAAAGCTCTTTACTGCAACTGTAAGAAATCCCTATTTCAACCTTTATTGACGTGCAAACTACTCTGATGCACCTTAACACTGTTATTGGGAACGAACACAATGCACACCAAACGGAGGTTCCAAACCTCACCAATGTGACCATTATAACCCCAGTAACATGAAAAGCCCCAGAGCTGCTGATTTCAGTCCAGCTTCCACAATGCGGTGTTGGCATTGCTCTACAACTACAGTGCCCCTTACAGGAAGAGATAACCACCTCTTGATCATTAAGCCAAAATACCTGGACAGCTTCCAGCTAATTTTCTGTGAATTAAATaagttattaaaaaaaaaaccccacacaaacaaaacaacaagccATGACAGCAAACCTGAATAGTAtaaaaaatgctttaattctCAAACCAAATGAACAACCACGATTAACAAGAGAAATTATAAAAGCACTTCCCCAGAgtacaataaaataaacaagGTACATGTTTCAatggagagaggaagggggcAGTGTGGCAAGGTTGTGTGAGCaggaaaaaaacccaaaaaaaccAGAGGTATCTTCTCTACCCCcgtcacaaaaataaaaataaaaaatatatactttcaATCAAACGGACCGCAATCAATCCTGGATTACGGGAACAATTTCATCTGGACTGTTCAACTGGAACAAAAAACAGATGCAAAAGGTCAGTGTGAATGAACTAAGACTATGATATGGCAAGTTTCTCTACAAGGAAGAACTTGGGTATTGTTCTTTATTAACAATTGTCAACAGCTGCTAGTTAGCATTGCACAATATTATGCCAGCTAGGCTATTAGTTGGGTTTTGCATTTAGTTGTTGATATATTCATTTCAAACTTCTCATAGCTGGTGAAGGAGGAAGAGAACGTCTAGGGCCTTACTGTAGGATGAGATATCAATCTCCTCAGGGAGCTCGGCCACGTTGACTTCAAAGCGGTCTTGGACGTCATTGAGGGTCTTGGCGTCGGTCTCATCAGACACGAAAGTGACCGCCAACCCCTTGGTCCCAAACCTACCCGCACGAGCCACCTTGGTTGGTGAAGAAGGAAGTGACCAAACGTTAAGGAGCTGACCAAGCACTCAGATGGCGTCCTGCCGCACTCAAGTGGTTGGCTCTGTCAAAATTAAGCGTGTACGTGTATTCACCCTGTGTAGGTACGTGTCCGAATCCTCAGGCATGTCGTAGTTGAAGACGATGTTGACCCGTTCTATGTCCATCCCCCTGCCGAAAAGGTTTGTCGCCACCAGGATCCTTCTCTGGAAATCCTTAAACTGCTGATACCGTGACAACCTACACGCAAAGGGGAAGGTGAGAGTTTCAGATCATACATAATCATCAGATCACAAAAAAATAGATATCACAAGAGGAATAAAATGTAAGCAGCTGGGTTAGGTGAAACCCGTACAGCTCCATCTCCACTAAGGCAGACGGAGACGTGCGTCACCTCTCCTCCTGGGCCATGCCTCTGTGGATGGCTATGGCGGGGAAGTTCTGCTCCACCAACAGCTGAGACAGTGCGATGCAGCGCGGTACCGACTTCACAAAGATCACCACCTGAACGATCAACAAACACCCCTCATTACCCCAAAAGATTCTTCCAATACGTCCCAGTTCACAAATTTCAGTCTACAAGCCAAAAAAACCATTCACACTTTGCAATAAAGTACCACCATC
It includes:
- the LOC143484251 gene encoding CCN family member 1-like isoform X1; protein product: MKKLTYFAVLAAVFVCLAHGRCPAVCQCPAARPLCPAGVSLVLDGCGCCKVCAAQLNQDCDSRKPCDHHRGLECNYGNDVAFGTGVCRASRDGRSCEYSGRMYQHGEGFRVGCKHHCTCVDGAVGCTPLCPLGLPLASADCPYPRLVREPDQCCFGVRCHAGAVGPPESRWRRKKKKQRAKGRVEKGETPQGNGLWDLTQGWRVAQKQPLDWSHVQKQCVVQTTDWSPCSSTCGMGLSSRITNHNAQCKLESETRLCNIRPCTTPLSLPPKKGMCSQTQKSLVPVHFSYAGCRSVRAYQPNYCGVCVDGRCCVPRHTRTISVPFQCPGAGRTHKDVMLIQSCKCGHDCGHPNEAAMLPQKWLHRDTHKFID
- the LOC143484251 gene encoding CCN family member 1-like isoform X2; the encoded protein is MAHGRCPAVCQCPAARPLCPAGVSLVLDGCGCCKVCAAQLNQDCDSRKPCDHHRGLECNYGNDVAFGTGVCRASRDGRSCEYSGRMYQHGEGFRVGCKHHCTCVDGAVGCTPLCPLGLPLASADCPYPRLVREPDQCCFGVRCHAGAVGPPESRWRRKKKKQRAKGRVEKGETPQGNGLWDLTQGWRVAQKQPLDWSHVQKQCVVQTTDWSPCSSTCGMGLSSRITNHNAQCKLESETRLCNIRPCTTPLSLPPKKGMCSQTQKSLVPVHFSYAGCRSVRAYQPNYCGVCVDGRCCVPRHTRTISVPFQCPGAGRTHKDVMLIQSCKCGHDCGHPNEAAMLPQKWLHRDTHKFID